One Megalops cyprinoides isolate fMegCyp1 chromosome 4, fMegCyp1.pri, whole genome shotgun sequence genomic window carries:
- the agpat9l gene encoding glycerol-3-phosphate acyltransferase 3-like isoform X2, protein MEDSWDVAFTFLKLWFSAVVGLIMLPAMFGVSLGITEVYMKILVKILEWATLRIQRGKSQQQQLKASLSNGIIQRDDGSMEQEIGELRRSRPKPQVGGDFTLSDVFYFNRKGIESIVEDEVTQRFTSEELASWNLLTRTNNNFHYISLRLTILWGLGVVIRYCVLAPLRIILAAIGLSWLVIGTSAVGLLPSSKVKNWLSELVHLMCYRICARGLSATIHYHNKENRPKKGGICVANHTSPIDVVILANDGCYAMVGQVHGGLMGVIQRSMVRSCPHVWFERSEMKDRHLVTQRLRDHVADKTKLPILIFPEGTCINNTSVMMFKKGSFEIGGTIYPVAIKYDPQFGDAFWNSAKYNMVSYLLRMMTSWAIVCNVWYLPPMTQEEGEDAVQFANRVKSAIAHQGGLVDLSW, encoded by the exons ATGGAGGATTCCTGGGATGTAGCTTTCACCTTTCTCAAGCTGTGGTTCTCTGCAGTCGTGGGACTGATAATGTTGCCAGCCATGTTTGGGGTCTCCCTGGGAATTACGGAGGTCTACATGAAGATTCTGGTCAAGATTCTGGAG TGGGCCACCCTGCGGATTCAGAGAGGGaagagccagcagcagcagctcaagGCCTCCTTGTCCAACG GGATCATCCAGAGGGACGATGGGTCCATGGAGCAGGAGATCGGAGAGCTCCGGCGGAGCCGGCCCAAGCCCCAGGTGGGCGGGGACTTCACCTTGAGCGACGTCTTCTACTTCAACCGGAAGGGCATTGAGAGCATTGTGGAGGATGAGGTGACCCAGCGCTTCACATCCGAGGAGCTGGCCTCATGGAACCTGCTGACACGCACCAATAACAACTTCCACTACATCAGCCTGCGTCTCACCATCCTGTGGGGGCTGGGAGTAGTCATTCGCTATTGCGTCCTAGCACCCCTCAG AATCATTCTCGCAGCTATCGGGTTGAGCTGGCTGGTGATTGGAACGTCAGCAGTCGGGCTGCTTCCCAGTAGCAA GGTGAAGAACTGGCTCAGTGAGCTAGTCCATCTCATGTGCTACAGGATCTGCGCTAGAGGCCTCTCTGCCACCATCCACTACCACAATAA AGAAAACAGACCTAAAAAAGGAGGAATATGTGTAGCCAATCACACATCACCAATTGACGTTGTCATTCTGGCCAATGATGGATGCTATGCCATG GTGGGTCAGGTCCATGGAGGCCTGATGGGAGTCATCCAGAGGTCGATGGTGAGATCTTGCCCTCATGTCTGGTTTGAGAGATCTGAGATGAAAGATCGCCACCTTGTGACCCAGAG GTTAAGGGATCATGTAGCAGATAAGACCAAGCTCCCCATATTAATATTCCCTGAGG GAACCTGCATCAATAACACGTCAGTCATGATGTTTAAGAAGGGCAGCTTTGAAATCGGAGGTACAATATACCCTGTGGCCATCAAG TATGACCCTCAGTTTGGGGACGCCTTCTGGAACAGTGCCAAGTACAACATGGTGAGCTACCTGCTGAGAATGATGACCAGCTGGGCCATCGTTTGCAACGTGTGGTACCTCCCGCCCATGACGCAAGAG GAAGGGGAAGATGCTGTGCAGTTTGCCAACAGGGTGAAATCTGCCATTGCCCACCAGGGAGGGCTGGTTGACTTGTCCTGGTAA
- the agpat9l gene encoding glycerol-3-phosphate acyltransferase 3-like isoform X1, producing the protein MEDSWDVAFTFLKLWFSAVVGLIMLPAMFGVSLGITEVYMKILVKILEWATLRIQRGKSQQQQLKASLSNGIIQRDDGSMEQEIGELRRSRPKPQVGGDFTLSDVFYFNRKGIESIVEDEVTQRFTSEELASWNLLTRTNNNFHYISLRLTILWGLGVVIRYCVLAPLRIILAAIGLSWLVIGTSAVGLLPSSKVKNWLSELVHLMCYRICARGLSATIHYHNKENRPKKGGICVANHTSPIDVVILANDGCYAMVGQVHGGLMGVIQRSMVRSCPHVWFERSEMKDRHLVTQRLRDHVADKTKLPILIFPEGTCINNTSVMMFKKGSFEIGGTIYPVAIKYDPQFGDAFWNSAKYNMVSYLLRMMTSWAIVCNVWYLPPMTQEEGEDAVQFANRVKSAIAHQGGLVDLSWDGGLKRAKVKETYKELQQKKYSSMVVGEDSSD; encoded by the exons ATGGAGGATTCCTGGGATGTAGCTTTCACCTTTCTCAAGCTGTGGTTCTCTGCAGTCGTGGGACTGATAATGTTGCCAGCCATGTTTGGGGTCTCCCTGGGAATTACGGAGGTCTACATGAAGATTCTGGTCAAGATTCTGGAG TGGGCCACCCTGCGGATTCAGAGAGGGaagagccagcagcagcagctcaagGCCTCCTTGTCCAACG GGATCATCCAGAGGGACGATGGGTCCATGGAGCAGGAGATCGGAGAGCTCCGGCGGAGCCGGCCCAAGCCCCAGGTGGGCGGGGACTTCACCTTGAGCGACGTCTTCTACTTCAACCGGAAGGGCATTGAGAGCATTGTGGAGGATGAGGTGACCCAGCGCTTCACATCCGAGGAGCTGGCCTCATGGAACCTGCTGACACGCACCAATAACAACTTCCACTACATCAGCCTGCGTCTCACCATCCTGTGGGGGCTGGGAGTAGTCATTCGCTATTGCGTCCTAGCACCCCTCAG AATCATTCTCGCAGCTATCGGGTTGAGCTGGCTGGTGATTGGAACGTCAGCAGTCGGGCTGCTTCCCAGTAGCAA GGTGAAGAACTGGCTCAGTGAGCTAGTCCATCTCATGTGCTACAGGATCTGCGCTAGAGGCCTCTCTGCCACCATCCACTACCACAATAA AGAAAACAGACCTAAAAAAGGAGGAATATGTGTAGCCAATCACACATCACCAATTGACGTTGTCATTCTGGCCAATGATGGATGCTATGCCATG GTGGGTCAGGTCCATGGAGGCCTGATGGGAGTCATCCAGAGGTCGATGGTGAGATCTTGCCCTCATGTCTGGTTTGAGAGATCTGAGATGAAAGATCGCCACCTTGTGACCCAGAG GTTAAGGGATCATGTAGCAGATAAGACCAAGCTCCCCATATTAATATTCCCTGAGG GAACCTGCATCAATAACACGTCAGTCATGATGTTTAAGAAGGGCAGCTTTGAAATCGGAGGTACAATATACCCTGTGGCCATCAAG TATGACCCTCAGTTTGGGGACGCCTTCTGGAACAGTGCCAAGTACAACATGGTGAGCTACCTGCTGAGAATGATGACCAGCTGGGCCATCGTTTGCAACGTGTGGTACCTCCCGCCCATGACGCAAGAG GAAGGGGAAGATGCTGTGCAGTTTGCCAACAGGGTGAAATCTGCCATTGCCCACCAGGGAGGGCTGGTTGACTTGTCCTG